The genomic segment CGGGCCTGGAGCTGATCGCCTGCGGTAGTTCCGGATCCGCCATGCCGACCTTCGGCGCGTGGGAGGCCACCGTCCTGGAGCACACCTACGACCTGGTGGACTACCTCTCCTGCCACGCCTACTACGAGGAGTACGACGGCGACCTCGGCTCCTTCCTCGCCTGCGCCACCGACATGGATCATTTCGTGGACAGCATCGTGGCCACCGCCGACAGCATCGGTGCCCGGCTGCGCAGCAAGAAGAAGATCCAGCTCTCCTTCGACGAGTGGAACGTCTGGTATCTCTCCCGCTTCCAGAACCAGCCACCCGTGGACGAGTGGCAGGTCGGCCCACGGGTGATCGAGGACGAGTACAACGTCGCCGACGCGGTCGTCGTCGGCAACCTGCTCATCTCGCTGTTGCGTCACAGTGACCGGGTCACCGCCGCCTGCCAGGCTCAACTGGTCAACGTGATCGCTCCGATCCGCGCCGAACCGGGCGGACCGGCCTGGCGACAGAGCATCTTCCACCCGTTCGCCCGGACGGCGGCGCTGGCCCGCGGCGACGTGCTGCGTACGGTGGTCGATGCTCCGGGGTACCAGACCGATCGCTACGGCGAGGCGTCGGTCGTCGACGCGGTCGCCACCCATGATTCGGCATCGGGCGACGTGGCGGTCTTTGTGGTGAACCGTGACCTCGCCCAGCCGGTGGAGCTCACTGTCGATCTGGGCCGCTTCGGTCCGGTGGCCTGGCAGGGGGGCGCGTCGAGCCTGTACGACGATGACATCCGCCTGACCAACACCGTGGAACACCCGGATCGGGTGGTGTTGCGAGCCAACCGGCAGCTTTCGGTCCGGGACGGTAGCGCGCGGATCGTGCTGCCGCCCGTGTCATGGACGGCCCTGCGCCTGTCCGCGGGAACTACGGACTGAGTCGTCCCGACGATCGCTACCCTGCCGGCCCCGCCGGCTTGAGCGGAAATGACGCCCGGCGTTCGCCGTGGATACCGGGCGTCATTTCTGCTTGCGTATCCGGGGCTTCAGCCGCCCTCCCGTGAAACCCTTTCGGTGGTGGGCTGCATCCTTGTCAAGCGCAGGCAATTACCGGAAATATTTCGACAGTTTTCAATGCTCGAGATAGCTTGACGGACGCCGATGTTAGCGCAAACATTGACGTGTAACTCGGATGTAACGTCGCTGCCATGGTTGTACGGCTCGCGTTCGCCTCCGCCTATCAGGCATGCGCCGCAACCGTCCGAGCCGCGGGGGCAGGCAGACGTGCGTCCTTTAGGGAATGCGGATCGCCGGGCTAACGGCTCGTATGTCGCGAGTCGGATATGACCAATCGCAGGAGGTCTTTGATGACAGGGATGGATCAGGTGCCGCGGGTGAGGTCGCGGTGGCGGGGTTGGCGGGCGGGGGCGGCTGTGGGTGTGGCGGCGTTGTTGCTTGGTGCGGGGGTGGTGTCGGGGTTGCCGTCGGCGTCGGCGGCGACGGTGGATACCTCGGCGTCGTATGTGTTCGTGAACCGGCACAGTGGTAAGGCGATGGATCTGTTCGACTGGTCGACGGCGGAGAACGCGCCGGTGAATCAGTGGGCGCGTAACGATCTTGCGGTGCAGCAGTGGCAGTTTGTGGATGCCGGTGGTGGGTTCTACAAGGTGCGGTCGCGGCACAGTGGGAAGGTGCTGGAGTTGCCGAACGGCAGCGATGGTACCCAGTTGGTGCAGAGCAGTGATCGGTCGTCGGCGACGCAGCAGTTCCGGTTGCAGGATTCCGCGGGTGGGTTCGTGCGGTTCGTGAACCGGCAGTCGGGCAAGGTCATCGATGTGTGGGAGTGGTCGACGGCTGACGGGGGCCGGTTGGCTGGCTATTCCGACACCGACGGTGCCAATCAGCAGTGGCAGTTGGTCCGGCTGGGCGGCGGCACCCCGACCACCCCACCCGGCGGCAGTCGGACCTTCACCAACCCGATCAAGCGTAACGGCCCCGACCCCTGGCTCCAGGTGCACAACGGTGTCTACTACCTCGCCACGACGACGTGGAACTCGACGATCACCATGCGCCGCTCCACCACCCTCGCCGGGCTGGCCACCGCCCAGGATCAGGTGATCTTCAACCTGTCCGGGCGGCCCAACGGCTGCTGCAACATGTGGGCGCCGGAGTTCCACCTGATCAACGGTCCGAACGGGCCACGGTGGTACTTCTACTACACCGCCGGGCAGAACGTGAGCGACTTCAACCCGACCCAGCGGTTGCACGTGCTGGAGAGCGCCGGAACCGACCCGATGGGTCCGTACACGTTCCGAGCCGACCTCGGCAACGACTGGCAGCTCGACGCGAGCATCCTCACCGTCAACAACCGGCTCTACCTCATGGGGACGTACAACGCCGGTGGCAGCTACGGGCAGAGCCTGTTCATCACCCCGATGAGCAACCCCTGGACGCTGTCGGGCAACCGGGTCCGGCTGAGTACCCCGACCCTGTCCTGGGAGCGGCAGACCCACCCCGTCAACGAAGGCCCGGAGCCGCTCTACCGCAACGGACGCACGATGATCGTCTACTCGGCGAGCGCCTGTTGGGGGCCGGACTACAAGCTCGGCCTGCTCACCTTCACCGGTAGTGACCCGCTCAACCCGGCGCACTGGACCAAGGCGCCGAACCCGGTCTTCCAACGCAACGACGCCAACGGCGTCTACGCGCCGGGTCACAACGGGTTCTTCACCTCACCCGACGGCACCGAGAGCTGGATCGTCTACCACGCCAACGACTCGGCCGGCGGCGGCTGCGACATGAACCGTTCGACCCGGGCCCAGAAGTTCACCTGGAACGCGGACGGCACCCCGAACTTCGGCACACCCGTCCGGCTCGGGGTAGCCCTCACCGCTCCCGCCGGCGAATGAACCCGCGTCGCCGTTCCGCACGGCAGACACGTACCAGGCCCGCATCGTCGGGCCGGAAATGAGAACTCCGATGGTCTCCCGACGCACCCTACTGTCCGCCGGCGCGTCGGCGACGATGGCAGCCGGCACCGGCCTGCTGTTCCGCGCCGCGCCCGCCCTGGCAGCTCCCGCCTACGGCGGTTACGTCATGGGCTACTTCACCGAGTCACCGAACTCGGTGGCCAACAACTACGGTCTGCACCTGGCCATCAGCACCGACGGCCTCAACTGGACCCCGCTGAACCAGAACAACCCGGTCGTCACCCCCACCGCCGGCACCGGCGGTCTGCGTGATCCGTTCATCATGCGCAAGCAGGACAACACCTTCGTCGTGGTCGCCACCGACCTGCGGGGCACCGACTTCACCCAGCAGAACCAGTACATCCACATCTGGGACTCGCCGGATCTGCGCAGCTTCACCGGCTACCGCCGGGTGCGGATGCACACGATGCCGACCCACACCTGGGCGCCGGAGGCGTTCTGGGACGCCTCGCGGAGCCAGTACGGAATCCTGTACTCCGCGCGCAGCGGCAATCGGGATGCCTTCTACGTCAACTACACCACCGACTTCCGGACGGTCAGCGCCCATCAGCTCTACTTCGACCCGGGATTCGACGTGCTGGACGCCACCATGCACGTCGGCAGCGGGGCGAACTACCTGTACTACAAGAGCTTCGCCGACGGCCGGCTCTACGGCGCCCGGTCGAGCAGCCTCGCCCCCCGCAGCTTCGACCGGGGCACGTACACCAGCGGCGTGGTCAACGGTGGCATCGAGGCACCGATCGTGGTCAAGGCCAACGACCGGAACGAATGGTTCCTCTGGGGCGACTCGTTCTCCCCGAACAACGGTGAGCTGTACGTGTGGCGCAGCGGCGACATCAACAGCAACGGCTGGAGCCCGCTGGGTAAGGAGCGCTACACCCAGCCGCTCAACGCCAAGCATCCCACCATCGCACCGATCACCGCCGCCGAACACGCGGCGATGCTGTCCCGGTGGGGGGCGCCGTCCTGGAACCGGTTCAAGTCGTACAACTTCCCCGACCACCTGATCCGCCACGCCAGCAACGCCGCCCGGATCGACCCCTACCCGTTCGATCCCTACGCCGATGCCCAGTGGCGCCTGCGTCCGGGCCTGGCGAACTCGTCGGGTGTGTCGTTCGAGTCGGTCAACTACCCCGGCCAGTACCTGCGGCACAGCAACTACGTCCTCGTCCTGGCGGCCAACGACGGCTCCTCCGGATTCGCCGGCGACGCCACCTTCCATCGGACCGCCGGCCTCGCCGACGGCGGATGGGCCTCGTTCCGCTCACACAACTTCACCAGTTACTACATCCGACACGCGAACTACGTTCTGCGCATCGATCCGCTCGGCGCCTCCTCGAGCGCCGCTGACCGGGCGGATGCCACCTTCCAGGTCGGCTACTGAACCGTGCGCCATTTCACCACAAAGGAGATATCGATGATAGGGATGGATCGGGTGCCGCGGGTGGGGTCGCGGTGGCGGGGTTGGCGGGTGGGGGCGGCCGTGGGTGTGGCGGCGTTGTTGCTTGGTACGGGGGTGGTGTACGGGTTGCCGTCGGCTTCGGCGGCGACGGTGGACACCTCGGCGTCGTATGTGTTCGTGAACCGGCACAGTGGTAAGGCGATGGATCTGTTCGACTGGTCGACGGCGGAGAACGCGCCGGTGAACCAGTGGGCGCGTAACGATCTCGCGGTGCAGCAGTGGCAGTTTGTGGATGCCGGTGGTGGGTTCTACAAGGTGCGGTCGCGGCACAGTGGGAAGGTGCTGGAGTTGCCGAACGGCAGCGATGGTACCCAGTTGGTGCAGAGCAGTGATCGGTCGTCGGCGACGCAGCAGTTCCGGTTGCAGGATTCCGCGGGTGGGTTCGTGCGGTTCGTGAACCGGCAGTCGGGCAAGGTCATCGATGTGTGGGAGTGGTCGACGGTTGATGGGGGCCGGTTGGCTGGCTATTCCGACACCGACGGTGCCAACCAGCAGTGGCAGTTGGTCCGGCTGGGCGGCGGCACACCGACCACCCCACCCGGCTCCACCACCCCGCCCCCACCGACCGGCACGCCATCCCCACCGACGGGCACCCCGCCCCCGGCCTACCCGCAACCCGGCAGGGTCGCCGGGGACACCGGGGTTCACGACCCGACCGTGGTCAAACGACCCGACGGCACCTATCTCGTCGCGCACACCGGTGACAACGTCGCATTGAAGACCTCCACCGACCGGGTCACCTACCGCAACGCGGGCGCCGCCTTCCCCGGGGGCGCGCCGTGGACCACCACGTACACCGGGGGCGCGCGTAACCTCTGGGCGCCGGACCTGAGCTACCGCAACGGCCGTTACTACCTGTACTACTCGGCGTCGACCTTCGGCTCCAACCGCTCGGCGATCTTCCTGGCCACCAGCACCACCGGGACCTCCGGGAGCTGGACCAACGACGGGCTGGTCATCGAATCGCGGACCTCGGACAACTTCAACGCCATCGACCCGAATCTGACCGTTGACGACCAGGGCCGCTGGTGGTTGAGCTTCGGCTCGTTCTGGTCCGGCATCAAGATGATCCAGATCGACCCGGCCACCGGCCGCCGGCTCGGCACCACCATGCACAGCCTCGCCAACTACGGCCCCGGCATCGAAGCGCCGATCCTGGTCAAGCGGGGCTCGTGGTACTACCTGTACGTCTCGTTCGATCGCTGCTGCCAGGGCGCCAGTAGCACGTACCGGATCATGGTCGGCCGGTCGGCGAGCCCGACCGGGCCGTTCATCGACCGCGCCGGCCGGGACATGCTCTCCGGGGGCGGCACCCAGGTCCTGGCCTCGCACGGCAGCATCCACGGTCCGGGGCACCAGGCGTTCCTCGCCGACACCGACGGCGACTACCTGTTCTACCACTACTACGCCGACAACGGTCGGTCGCTGCTCGGCATCAACCGCATCGGCTACGACGCCGCCGCCTGGCCCTACGTGTACTGATTCGACCGCCCCGGTGGGCGGGCACAGCCTGCCCACCGGGATGTCCACACCCCTCCCACCACCTTTCGTCACCATTCCGGAGGTCCAACGATGTTCAACCCCGCAGTGACATCACCACCAGGCCGGCCAGGTCGCCGGGTCCGACGAGCAGGTCTGGTGCTGACCCTGGTGGCAGCGCTCGCCGGCGCGGTCGGGGTGGCTGTGGTGGTCGCGCCGTCGGCGCAGGCGGCCACCATCGACACCAGTGCCTACTACGTGCTGATCAACCGCAACAGCGGCAAGGCCCTCGACGTCCGGGACACCGCGGTCGACGACGGCGCGGCGATCCAACAGTGGACACGCAACGACGGTGAGTGGCAACAGTTCCAGTTCGTCTCCTCCGGCAGCGGTTACTACCGCCTGAAGGCTCGCCACAGCGGCAAGGTCGTCGACCTCTGGGAGTGGAACGTCGCGGACGGTGCGGAGTACCGGCAGTGGCCCGACCTCGACGCCACCAACCAGCAGTTCCAGGTCCTCGACTCCGACGGGGGCTACATCCGGCTGATCAACCGGCACTCCGCCAAGGCCCTGGAGGTCTGGGAGTGGTCGACCGCCGACGGCGCCCGAATCAGCCAGTACGCCGACCTCAATGGCGCCAACCAGCAGTGGCAGATGGTCCGGGTGGGCGCCGGTGGCCCGCCGACCACCCCGCCCCCGGGCACCGGTTGCGGCAGCGGCTCGTTCCAGGCCGAGGCCGTGCTGAACGGAAGCACCTGGACGTCCCGCAACGGATCGTCGACCGTGTACTCCGGTTCGAACATGCTGTCCGCGATGCAGGCCGCGGTGAACTCGCTGTCAGCTGGACGAACCGCCAAGCAGCGGGTGGTGGTGCGGGGCTCCGGTTCGATGAGCGCGGGATCGCGGCTGTCGCTGCCGTCGTACACCACGCTGGCGGTGTGCGGCACGATCAACGTGACCGGTTCAGGATCGGGTGACTACGCACCGGTCTACTCCCGCGGAACCACCGACGTCGAGGTGCAGAACCTGACCCTCACCGGATCGCCGCTGTACGGGATCTTCATGCGCAACGTGAACAACCTGACCCTCGGGCAGATCGACATGCGGCTCTCGGGCGGCCTGGGAGTCCGGGTCGACAACCACGGCGGCGACCGGGCGGTCAAGGTGCGCAACGTGCGAATCGACACCGTCTACGTCTCCGGGACCGGCGCCCACGGGGTGGAGACGTACGGCGTGGACGGTCTGACCGTCGGCACGGTCACCGCGCGCAACACCGGCTATTCGGGTCTGCTGCTCAACGACACCATCAACGCCACCGTGGGGACGGTCGACGCGCAGGGTGCCGGGACCGGGACCGGGTACGCGGCGTTCCGGATGGCCAACCGTAACGGTCGGGTGGGTAGCTCGTACCCGACCAACATCCGGGTGGGGAACGTGATCGCGTCCGGCGGCGGGCGGGGAATCTTCTGTGTCTCGGAGTCCGGTGGCGCGGTCATCGACCGGGTGACGATCTCGAACACCGGGAACAACGCGATCCTCGTGGAGAACTGCTACAACGTCACCATCGCCGGAGTCTCCGGCACGGTGACGGGCGGCGGCGAGGTGCGGATCTCGTCGCGGACGGAGTTTCCGATCTCCTCGGGCATCCGGTTCCAGAACCTGACCGTCACCAATACCAACATCACCCAGAACCCCTGCGGCGGGGCGAACAACACGATCAGCAACGTCACCCGGGTCAACTCGGCACTGACCTGGTGTTGACCGGCTCCGCGTCGGGCCGCGGCCGCGCGGCCCGACGCGGGGACCGGTGCCCTGCCGAGGGCACAGCCGTCCATTACCTCGACCGATAGGCAGGCTCTTGTGACAAGCGCTCTTACCAGTCCTCCTCAAGAACGACCGCGGCGCCGCTGGCGGGTCGCGATCGCCACCGTCGGCGCACTGGTCGTCGGCACGGTCGGCGCGGTAGTCGCACTGACCCCGGCGCAGGCTGCGGTCATCGACACCAATGCCTACTACGTACTGGTCAATCGACACAGCGGCAAGGTTCTCGATGTCACCGACACCTCGACTGCCGACGGTGCACCCATCCAGCAGTGGAGCCGCAACGACGGCGCCTGGCAGCAGTTCCGCTTCGTCTCCTCCGGCAGCGGCTACTACCGGCTGCAGAACCGGAACAGCGGCAAGGTGGTCGACCTGTGGGAATGGAACACCGCTGACGGCGCCGAGTACCGGCAGTGGCCCGACCTCAACGCCACCAACCAGCAGTTCCAGGTCCTCGACTCCGACGGCGGTTACGTCCGTCTGGTGAACCGGCACTCCGCCAAGGCCCTGGAGGTCTGGGAGTGGTCGACCGCCGACGGCGGACGAATCTCCCAGTACGCCGACCTCGACGGCGCCAACCAGCAGTGGCAACTGGTCCCCATCGGCGGTGGAGATCCTGGACCACCCCAGACGGGCCTGGTCGGCTGGGCCACCCAGAACGGTGGGACCAGCGGCGGCGGTAACGCCGCGACCACCACTGTGAGCAGCGCGTCCGCTCTCTCCAGCGCGCTCGGCTCGGCCAATGCCGCGGTCATCCGGGTGTCCGGCACGATCTCCTGCTCCGGCATGCTGCGGGTCCGCTCCAACAAGACGATCCTCGGCAATGCCGGCGCGACGATCTCCGGCTGCGGGTTCACCATCAACGGGGATCGCAACGTCATCATCCGCAACCTGAACTTCCGAAACTGGGACGACGACGCGATTAACGTCGAACAGTCGGCGACCAACATCTGGGTCGACCACAACAGCTTCACCAACGGGTACGACGGCGCCGTCGACGTCAAGCGCGGCTCCGACTTCGTCACCATCTCCTGGAACCGGGTCTACGGCCACGACAAGTCGATGCTGCTCGGCCACAGCGACAGCAACGCCAGCCAGGACACCGGGCACCTGCGGGTCACCTACCACCACAACTGGTTCGACGGCTCCAACCAGCGCCACCCGCGGGTCCGCTTCGGCAATCCGGTGCACGTCTACAACAACCTGTACAGCAACGTCGGTGGCTACGGCGTCGCGTCGACGATGAACGCCGGAGTGCTCGTCGAGGGCAACTACTTCGAGAACACGGCCGACCCGTACCACCGGGGCGAGGGCTCGTCCGGCCCCGGCGCCCTGGTCGCCCGCAACAACTGCTTCGTCAACTCGGGTGGCGGGCAGGCCGGCGGCAGCGTCGCCAACATCCCGTACTCGTACCAGATGGACGCCGCCTGCAATGTGAAGGCCGTCGTAACGGCGGGCGCCGGGGCCGGCCGGATCAGCGTCTGATCAGTCCCCGCATCGCAGCACCACGGCATCAACTGGGCCGTCCCGAGATCGAGTTCGGGACGGCCCGGGACTGTAAGACGAAGGTGTAACACCTGATGACGAAGGTCGTGATCACTGAGGTCGATACTGGCCAGGCGGCGAAGCGTGGACCGGCGCGGCCGGTGGCAGACGGGGCCGACGATCAGCTCGTCGCCCCGAGTGGTGGAACAGGCCCGTGCGGCGGGTCTGCAGCTCACTGGCGAGGGCGGGCTGCTGCAGCAGCTGACAGAACCGGCCCCTCGATCCGGGGCGGTTCCTATCGGTCGTTGCGAATCTTGCCCGAGAGGATTACGCATGCCCCGGTACGCGCCGAACAAGATGCCCGCGGACGTCAAACCCCTCGCGCCGGAGCTGTTGTCGCGAGAAGCTCGCCGGGTCGGTGTCAGCGCGACTCGCGGCTGCGTTCGATGTGCTGGAGCATCACGTCGTGGTGGTGGCGGATCGCCCGGCGTACGGCGGCGTCGTCACGGTCCGCCATCGCGTCGAGGATTGGCTTGTGGATCGCCATCTGGGCGTCGGCGTTGCTGGGAAGCAGCCATTCGGGGACCCGGTCCCGGCTCACCCAGTCCTCGTACTCGTAGGAGATGACGGCGGTGTGGATCGCCTCGTAGATCGAGGTGAGGAACGGGTTTCCGGAGGTCCGTACGACCGCCGCGTGGAAGACGGTGTCGGCCGCGATCCAGGCGGAGGTGCCACCGGCCATGCTGTCGTTGAGCCGGTGCAGCGCGGTGCGGACGTGGTCGAGGTCGGCGCCGGATTGCCGGATCCCCTCGGTGGCGCCAAGCGTCTCCAGCCAGAGCCGCAGGTCGACCAGGTGGGACAGGGACTGTCGGTCGAGGTCGAGCATCAGGTTCACCGATGCGGCGATCGCCGACTCGGGTCGGCGCATGATGTACGCACCAGAACCCTGTTTGATCTCGACCAGCCCCATCAGCGACAGCGAGCGCAGAGCCTGGCTGACGATGGGTCGGCTGGCGCCGAACATCGATGCGAGGTGCCGCTCGGACGGGAGTCGGGAGCCCTCGGCGAGATCCTTGCTGATGATCAGTTGCCGGATCTGTTCGGCCACGTCATCGGCGAGCCGGTTGCTGGTCACCTGCCGGACGGCGCCGAGCGCAACCACGTTGCGTGGTCGGGTCCCGCGGCCCGCTGACGCGGCGTCCGTCGATGTCATCTCGGTCCTTCCTGGCGCTGCGCCGCGCTCACCCGGTGCCTCGCGCGGCCTGACATGTCGCTGGTCTCGGTGCCGGCCGCCACCGGCGGAGCCAGCCTACGCATGCCGGCCGAGTCGCGCGAGCACCCCCGGCAGTCTTCCGGAACGTCGATCCGACTGCGGGTTGACGTGACTTGTGACCTGTGTATTTACTAAAGCGGCTTAGCCACTTTACCAGTAGAGGTTAGCATGAATCTCTCATCCGAGTCACCACCGTCCCGCCCTGAAATGTCCTGGCCGCTGGCCGCCGAGGAGCTACCCCGGCTGGCCGCCCGGATCCGGCTGCACGCCGTACGTATGGTTGCCATGCACGGGCTGGGCTATCTCGGCCAGGCACTCTCCGCCGCCGAAGTCTTCGCCGTGCTCTACGGCCGCGTCTACCGTCCCGACACAGACCGGATCGTGATCTCGCCTGGACACTACGTGATCGCGGCCTTCGCCGCGGCTGTGGAACGCGGCCTGCTCGACGAGGCCGACCTGCGCACGTACGGCCACGACGGGTCCCGGCTGGAGGCGATCGGCACCGAACGCTCCCCGGCCGTCGACCTCACCTGCGGTTCGCTCGGGCAGGGCCTCTCAGCCGCGGTCGGCTTCGCGCTCGCCGACCAGATCCGGACCCGAACTGGTGCCCGCACGTTCGCGCTGCTTAGCGATGGCGAGCTGGAGGAGGGGCAGGTCTGGGAGGCGGCGATGTTCGCCGGCCACCACCGGCTGCGCGACGTCGTCGTCCTGCTGGACGCAAACAACTCGCAGGTCGATGGGGCCGTAGACGGGATCACCACGATCGACCCGATCGCCGACAAGTGGCGCTCGTTCGGCTGGGACGCACAGGACGTCGACGGACACGACCCCGTGGCGCTCGACCGCGCGCTCGCCAGCGCGGTCGCCGTCGACCGACCCGCGGTGGTGGTCGCCCGTACCTCCACCCGGCACGGCCTCAACTGCCTGCCGGCGGGAACCGACGGGCACTTCATCAAGCTGCCGCCGGAACTCGTTACGCGGGCGACCACCGAACTGGAGGCCAGTTATGCGTAGGCCGCCGTACCCCACCGTGCTCAAGCCGTACGGCTCGACCCTGCTCGAACTGGCCAGGTCCGACGAGCGGATCGTCTGCCTCTCCGGCGACCTCACCC from the Solwaraspora sp. WMMD1047 genome contains:
- a CDS encoding alpha-L-arabinofuranosidase C-terminal domain-containing protein yields the protein MRIAHVTLDPTAVVAPVSRRTFGTFVEHMGRCVYTGLYEPGHPSADEDGFRADVLALTRELGVTTVRYPGGNFVSGYRWEDGIGPRDRRPHRRDLAWHSVETNEVGIDEFARWAAKADVEIMYAVNLGTRGVQEALDVHEYVNHPAGTHLAELRRANGAEKPYGIRMWCLGNELDGPWQLGHKNAEAYGQLAAATARALRAAEPGLELIACGSSGSAMPTFGAWEATVLEHTYDLVDYLSCHAYYEEYDGDLGSFLACATDMDHFVDSIVATADSIGARLRSKKKIQLSFDEWNVWYLSRFQNQPPVDEWQVGPRVIEDEYNVADAVVVGNLLISLLRHSDRVTAACQAQLVNVIAPIRAEPGGPAWRQSIFHPFARTAALARGDVLRTVVDAPGYQTDRYGEASVVDAVATHDSASGDVAVFVVNRDLAQPVELTVDLGRFGPVAWQGGASSLYDDDIRLTNTVEHPDRVVLRANRQLSVRDGSARIVLPPVSWTALRLSAGTTD
- a CDS encoding family 43 glycosylhydrolase, producing MTGMDQVPRVRSRWRGWRAGAAVGVAALLLGAGVVSGLPSASAATVDTSASYVFVNRHSGKAMDLFDWSTAENAPVNQWARNDLAVQQWQFVDAGGGFYKVRSRHSGKVLELPNGSDGTQLVQSSDRSSATQQFRLQDSAGGFVRFVNRQSGKVIDVWEWSTADGGRLAGYSDTDGANQQWQLVRLGGGTPTTPPGGSRTFTNPIKRNGPDPWLQVHNGVYYLATTTWNSTITMRRSTTLAGLATAQDQVIFNLSGRPNGCCNMWAPEFHLINGPNGPRWYFYYTAGQNVSDFNPTQRLHVLESAGTDPMGPYTFRADLGNDWQLDASILTVNNRLYLMGTYNAGGSYGQSLFITPMSNPWTLSGNRVRLSTPTLSWERQTHPVNEGPEPLYRNGRTMIVYSASACWGPDYKLGLLTFTGSDPLNPAHWTKAPNPVFQRNDANGVYAPGHNGFFTSPDGTESWIVYHANDSAGGGCDMNRSTRAQKFTWNADGTPNFGTPVRLGVALTAPAGE
- a CDS encoding glycoside hydrolase family 43 protein; this translates as MRTPMVSRRTLLSAGASATMAAGTGLLFRAAPALAAPAYGGYVMGYFTESPNSVANNYGLHLAISTDGLNWTPLNQNNPVVTPTAGTGGLRDPFIMRKQDNTFVVVATDLRGTDFTQQNQYIHIWDSPDLRSFTGYRRVRMHTMPTHTWAPEAFWDASRSQYGILYSARSGNRDAFYVNYTTDFRTVSAHQLYFDPGFDVLDATMHVGSGANYLYYKSFADGRLYGARSSSLAPRSFDRGTYTSGVVNGGIEAPIVVKANDRNEWFLWGDSFSPNNGELYVWRSGDINSNGWSPLGKERYTQPLNAKHPTIAPITAAEHAAMLSRWGAPSWNRFKSYNFPDHLIRHASNAARIDPYPFDPYADAQWRLRPGLANSSGVSFESVNYPGQYLRHSNYVLVLAANDGSSGFAGDATFHRTAGLADGGWASFRSHNFTSYYIRHANYVLRIDPLGASSSAADRADATFQVGY
- a CDS encoding family 43 glycosylhydrolase; its protein translation is MIGMDRVPRVGSRWRGWRVGAAVGVAALLLGTGVVYGLPSASAATVDTSASYVFVNRHSGKAMDLFDWSTAENAPVNQWARNDLAVQQWQFVDAGGGFYKVRSRHSGKVLELPNGSDGTQLVQSSDRSSATQQFRLQDSAGGFVRFVNRQSGKVIDVWEWSTVDGGRLAGYSDTDGANQQWQLVRLGGGTPTTPPGSTTPPPPTGTPSPPTGTPPPAYPQPGRVAGDTGVHDPTVVKRPDGTYLVAHTGDNVALKTSTDRVTYRNAGAAFPGGAPWTTTYTGGARNLWAPDLSYRNGRYYLYYSASTFGSNRSAIFLATSTTGTSGSWTNDGLVIESRTSDNFNAIDPNLTVDDQGRWWLSFGSFWSGIKMIQIDPATGRRLGTTMHSLANYGPGIEAPILVKRGSWYYLYVSFDRCCQGASSTYRIMVGRSASPTGPFIDRAGRDMLSGGGTQVLASHGSIHGPGHQAFLADTDGDYLFYHYYADNGRSLLGINRIGYDAAAWPYVY
- a CDS encoding RICIN domain-containing protein yields the protein MFNPAVTSPPGRPGRRVRRAGLVLTLVAALAGAVGVAVVVAPSAQAATIDTSAYYVLINRNSGKALDVRDTAVDDGAAIQQWTRNDGEWQQFQFVSSGSGYYRLKARHSGKVVDLWEWNVADGAEYRQWPDLDATNQQFQVLDSDGGYIRLINRHSAKALEVWEWSTADGARISQYADLNGANQQWQMVRVGAGGPPTTPPPGTGCGSGSFQAEAVLNGSTWTSRNGSSTVYSGSNMLSAMQAAVNSLSAGRTAKQRVVVRGSGSMSAGSRLSLPSYTTLAVCGTINVTGSGSGDYAPVYSRGTTDVEVQNLTLTGSPLYGIFMRNVNNLTLGQIDMRLSGGLGVRVDNHGGDRAVKVRNVRIDTVYVSGTGAHGVETYGVDGLTVGTVTARNTGYSGLLLNDTINATVGTVDAQGAGTGTGYAAFRMANRNGRVGSSYPTNIRVGNVIASGGGRGIFCVSESGGAVIDRVTISNTGNNAILVENCYNVTIAGVSGTVTGGGEVRISSRTEFPISSGIRFQNLTVTNTNITQNPCGGANNTISNVTRVNSALTWC
- a CDS encoding RICIN domain-containing protein, which translates into the protein MTSALTSPPQERPRRRWRVAIATVGALVVGTVGAVVALTPAQAAVIDTNAYYVLVNRHSGKVLDVTDTSTADGAPIQQWSRNDGAWQQFRFVSSGSGYYRLQNRNSGKVVDLWEWNTADGAEYRQWPDLNATNQQFQVLDSDGGYVRLVNRHSAKALEVWEWSTADGGRISQYADLDGANQQWQLVPIGGGDPGPPQTGLVGWATQNGGTSGGGNAATTTVSSASALSSALGSANAAVIRVSGTISCSGMLRVRSNKTILGNAGATISGCGFTINGDRNVIIRNLNFRNWDDDAINVEQSATNIWVDHNSFTNGYDGAVDVKRGSDFVTISWNRVYGHDKSMLLGHSDSNASQDTGHLRVTYHHNWFDGSNQRHPRVRFGNPVHVYNNLYSNVGGYGVASTMNAGVLVEGNYFENTADPYHRGEGSSGPGALVARNNCFVNSGGGQAGGSVANIPYSYQMDAACNVKAVVTAGAGAGRISV
- a CDS encoding GntR family transcriptional regulator: MTSTDAASAGRGTRPRNVVALGAVRQVTSNRLADDVAEQIRQLIISKDLAEGSRLPSERHLASMFGASRPIVSQALRSLSLMGLVEIKQGSGAYIMRRPESAIAASVNLMLDLDRQSLSHLVDLRLWLETLGATEGIRQSGADLDHVRTALHRLNDSMAGGTSAWIAADTVFHAAVVRTSGNPFLTSIYEAIHTAVISYEYEDWVSRDRVPEWLLPSNADAQMAIHKPILDAMADRDDAAVRRAIRHHHDVMLQHIERSRESR
- a CDS encoding 1-deoxy-D-xylulose-5-phosphate synthase N-terminal domain-containing protein, which encodes MSWPLAAEELPRLAARIRLHAVRMVAMHGLGYLGQALSAAEVFAVLYGRVYRPDTDRIVISPGHYVIAAFAAAVERGLLDEADLRTYGHDGSRLEAIGTERSPAVDLTCGSLGQGLSAAVGFALADQIRTRTGARTFALLSDGELEEGQVWEAAMFAGHHRLRDVVVLLDANNSQVDGAVDGITTIDPIADKWRSFGWDAQDVDGHDPVALDRALASAVAVDRPAVVVARTSTRHGLNCLPAGTDGHFIKLPPELVTRATTELEASYA